In Aphelocoma coerulescens isolate FSJ_1873_10779 chromosome 13, UR_Acoe_1.0, whole genome shotgun sequence, the following are encoded in one genomic region:
- the PPARGC1B gene encoding peroxisome proliferator-activated receptor gamma coactivator 1-beta, translating into MAEPGPDCSSLLDEDLSSFVFSYLADSQYEVSGEEHLYSDFPEIDLSQLDAGDLDSAGCFSELQWGGEHSETDSSQYSTDDSELFQIIDSENEALLAALTETLDDIQGDDMGLAAFRTMEEGDTLNPATTSPAPSPKPTAPVTGGPPPAPECDELSLLKKLLLSPSPLSCEAQRDGSARRPGTPKCRPARPCTKVEGPRDRRASVPQAQSRSCTELHRHLTSSTSCSQTKAPQAPEECPGSGHHPSPGDCAHHEDDSDSSEDSLSSGDSVAALSSAEDGTGSQFSCEGELHSVVELIRYMHTYCLPPRKLPARDPADTKPQPCSSPFKRAKPDCAPAPGSAQSRPGCAWQAAGGCKKPGASFSILKELLARDLLCDVSKPYRLGKPVYAALARPPGSCSPVPPEGDAASGTCTPRAKAAAEKGEPRQSPGAEAEAPRELGGLEVDAGKQEGSPGAGKAARKQDSAVYAVRRSKRLNPELGHWLSFLDEPPPESSAPLGCREPAPCPVLEGFSAEEPAAEVEVGGTAPSAEPQPLCLGSLGDGEVGTESRRCALLEQTETPRCLTLSLAQTDATFGKRNFEPMLTVELCGTAGLTPPTTPPYKPAEEDLYKPDIPQEPGKEDGMAPSPGGAGDAAASRKAPRKHPERTELFAHLSRAGGRPLPEQQGLLKRPFSRSFGDHDYCQVLKPEAALQRKVLKSWEPPSQVETEHKRRVPAAHYQGLELGKDTGTEMLWKDGVKQLRDQEIRASLTKHFGFLDSALDDEDMVFCKTPEYDTVFEDSCSESGSPVEEEDEEEEEEEEEEEHGNTKLCLRRNPLSRTSLHYCSRSRSSSGSSCCRSRSPASRRTFRCENGEQCQGGSGHRGQLEKRREKAIGEGRVVYIRNLSSSMSSSELKKRFEVFGEIVECQVLSRTNRGEKYGFITYRYSEHAALSLKNGPSLRKRNEPSFQLSSGGLGRFFWTRYADLDCSTDESSLAPVKSKYETMDFDSLLQEAQLSLHR; encoded by the exons TATGAGGTGTCTGGCGAGGAGCACCTCTACTCCGACTTCCCCGAGATCGATCTGTCCCAGCTGGACGCCGGCGACCTGGACTCTGCCGGCTGCTTCAGCGAGCTGCAGTGGGGCGGGGAGCACTCGGAGACCGACTCCAGCCAGTACAGCACCGACGACTCCGAGCTCTTCCAG ATAATAGACAGCGAGAACGAAGCGCTGCTGGCAGCCCTCACGGAGACTTTGGATGATATACAGGGAGATGACATGGGCCTCGCTGCCTTCCGAACTATGGAAGAGGGGGACACGCTCAACCCTGCCACCACCTCAcctgccccctcccccaaacccaccgCCCCGGTCACGGGggggccgcccccggcccccgaGTGTGATGAGCTGTCTCTA CTGAAGAAGCTGCTCCTCTCTCCGTCGCCTCTGAGCTGTGAGGCCCAGCGGGACGGGAGCGCCCGGCGcccggggaccccaaagtgCCGGCCCGCACGGCCCTGCACAAAG GTGGAGGGTCCCCGGGACAGGAGGGCGAGCGTCCCGCAGGCACAGAGCCGCAGCTGCACCGAGCTGCACCGGCACCTCAcctccagcacctcctgctcccAGACCAAAGCCCCCCAGGCACCCGAGGAGTGCCCCGGCAGCGGCCACCACCCGTCCCCGGGCGACTGCGCCCACCACGAGGACGACAGTGACTCCAGCGAGGACTCGCTGAGCTCCGGCGACTCGGTGGCCGCGCTGTCCTCGGCGGAGGATGGCACAGGCAGCCAGTTCTCGTGCGAGGGCGAGCTGCACTCGGTGGTGGAGCTGATCCGCTACATGCACACCTACTGCCTGCCCCCTCGCAAGCTGCCTGCCCGCGACCCCGCCGACAccaagccccagccctgcagcagcccctTCAAGAGAGCCAAACCGGACTGTGCCCCCGCGCCGGGCAGCGCCCAGAGCCGGCCGGGCTGCGCCTGGCAGGCAGCCGGCGGCTGCAAGAAGCCCGGAGCATCCTTCTCCatcctgaaggagctgctggcGCGGGACCTGCTGTGCGATGTGAGCAAGCCATACCGCCTGGGCAAGCCCGTGTACGCGGCCCTGGCGCGGCCGCCCGGCTCCTGCTCGCCCGTGCCGCCCGAGGGGGACGCTGCCAGCGGCACTTGCACACCCAGAGCGAAAGCGGCCGCGGAGAAGGGcgagccccggcagagccccggggccgaggcggaggCGCCGCGGGAGCTGGGTGGCCTTGAGGTCGATGCCGGGAAGCAGGAGGGCAGCCCGGGCGCGGGGAAGGCGGCCCGCAAGCAGGACAGCGCTGTTTACGCCGTGCGCCGGTCCAAGAGACTCAACCCCGAGCTCGGGCACTGGCTCTCGTTCCTTGACGAGCCCCCCCCCGAGTCCTCCGcgcccctgggctgcagggagccCGCTCCGTGCCCCGTGCTGGAGGGCTTCTCTGCCGAAGAGCCGGCGGCCGAAGTGGAGGTGGGGGGCACAGCCCCATCGGCggagccccagcccctctgcctggGCTCGCTGGGGGATGGCGAGGTGGGCACTGAGAGCCGGCGCTGTGCCCTCCTGGAGCAAACAG AAACCCCCAGGTGTCTCACGCTGTCCTTGGCACAAAC TGACGCAACCTTTGGGAAGAGAAACTTTGAGCCCATGCTGACTGTGGAGCTGTGTGGGACAGCAG GTCTCACACCGCCCACCACTCCGCCGTACAAACCCGCCGAGGAGGACCTGTACAAGCCAGACATCCCCCAGGAGCCAGGCAAGGAGGATGGGAtggcccccagccccgggggcgCTGGGGACGCGGCAGCCTCGCGGAAAGCCCCCAGGAAGCACCCGGAGAGGACGGAGCTGTTCGCCCACCTgagccgggcgggcgggcgccCACTCCCCGAGCAGCAGGGCTTGCTCAAGCGGCCCTTCTCCCGCTCCTTCGGGGACCACGACTACTGCCAGGTGCTGAAACCCGAGGCCGCCCTGCAGAGGAAGGTGCTCAAGTCGTGGGAGCCCCCGAGCCAGGTGGAGACGGAGCACAAGAGGAGGGTCCCGGCCGCCCACTACCAGGGACTGGAGCTCGGCAAGGACACGGGCACTGAGATGCTGTGGAAGGACGGCGTTAAGCAGCTGAGAGACCAGGAGATCAGAGCCAGCTTAACAAAGCACTTTGGCTTTCTGGACAGTGCCCTCGATGACGAGGACATGGTCTTCTGCAAGACCCCTGAGTATGACACCGTCTTTGAGGACAGCTGCAGTGAGAGCGGCTCCCccgtggaggaggaggatgaggaggaggaagaggaggaggaagaggaggagcatgGCAACACCAAGCTGTGCCTGCGGAGAAACCCTCTTTCCAGGACCAGTTTGCATTACTGCTCCCGGAGCAGGTCCAGCTCGGGCTCCTCGTGCTGCCGGTCGCGGTCACCTGCCAGCAGACGCACCTTCAG GTGTGAGAACGGCGAGCAGTGTCAGGGCGGGAGCGGGCACCGGGGCCAGCTGGAGAAGAGGCGGGAAAAGGCCATC GGGGAAGGCCGGGTGGTGTACATCAGAAACCTCTCCAGCAGCATGAGCTCCAGCGAGCTGAAGAAACGCTTCGAGGTGTTTGGTGAAATCGTGGAGTGTCAGGTCCTGTCCAGGACTAACAG GGGGGAGAAGTACGGCTTCATCACGTACCGGTATTCCGAGCATGCCGCCTTATCGCTGAAGAATGGCCCCTCGCTAAGGAAGAGGAACGAGccctccttccagctcagctctggtgGCCTGGGGCGCTTCTTCTGGACCAGATACGCTGACCTGG ATTGCAGCACGGACGAGTCCTCCCTGGCTCCGGTGAAAAGCAAGTACGAGACCATGGATTTCGAcagcttgctgcaggaggccCAGCTCAGCCTGCATCGGTAA